Part of the Corticium candelabrum chromosome 15, ooCorCand1.1, whole genome shotgun sequence genome, agaaattcctcacctttgcgacgccaaacgtacagagcaccatcgtatcctatgctgacttttgactcatctgtaaaaagaacagatttccagccatccaaagtccattgtgtgtgagtggttgcccatcccagtcgcaaacgccgatggttttctatTAGCAGTGGggttttctaggcctccgagcgtttactcttgtctcactgagacgacggtggactgttctacttgacacctgcttgccggtttcatcagccagctgatacgagagcagtcgtgatgttgctctgcggttctgcagtgccattctcttcagtcgatgatcttcccggattgtcgttgccttcccacgtccaggtcgtttttcataatcgctgctgccatgggaaagccgttgcaggcactgatgaaccgaattcctggagcggcggacaaaagctgcgatctgacgcacagaatggccaactgagtgaagggcttcaattttccctcgcgtttttggactcaactgtttgcctcgaggcatcgctgcaactcgtgaaatatcgcacggaacaagactctgcaactgcgtgcagctgaacgttcaggctaacttatcgcctaagtttggcggtctcaagggcagcggttttagtgcagctgacattttggcggtagcagtttgagattttgctacggcaaacgtggaccggaagtggcatgtcaatgttcttttgttgctataacttttttagtttttgtcttagcaggattttttgtAAGTAATTAGTGTCGcgtgatttttgaatacgttgaagttgtttattgattaaaatggcaaaacaattcaaattgtgatgacatgcgcgaaatcaatgcgcaaaaacagatgattcgccttttttcataatgttgataaaaggacccacaaaattgctttcactctctactacagagcattcttagattgtatgccaagaatgagcatccaagagcgatgaacgtgtacaaagacaagaaaagtaggaatggccgtcttttcttcttcaaagcaaactagatgcgcagtaggtagtaagtacagctgcagtcttgaactcaagctatgttacatactaacaatggcgcaatccatgaagaaagaaattcgaaaaacatttggttttgctagagaaaaattcagtgccaaagttagactagacacaaaatgccaggtgtccctataattttgtccaagtctgtatactCAGCATGAGCAACATGCACAGTGTAAAGAGACTTCTTTTGTGGCACTTGCTGAGTTAGATGTAAAGCGTATGTAAAGGAGTTGGTGGTATGGCGTCAGAAAAGAAAGGTGGCCCCTTCGTGAATCGAACCCACGTCTCCCGCATCAGCCGCTAGGTATGCTAACTACTGCACCACGGACCACACCGGAAGACTCATCTGACTAAACCTCTGTAGAGGTGCGTACTCAAAAGCCGCTCACCGTACTAACGTGTGCAACAGAGTTACACACAGAGAAAGTAGCATTAGCCTCGCTACTGATATGTGTGATGTAACTGTAAATGGTACGCACGAAGTGTATGGTGTAAAGAGACAGATGGTAAATGTCATGCGTGTGACAGTcgttatgtatatatatatatatatatatatatatatatatatatatatatatatatatatatattactactactactaaattGTGTAGACTAAATGCTATcgaactatagtattttgcgttcaattatcctaATCGGGCAGAGtaattcaattatccgactcagcaGTCAGGCATCAATTATCCGAGGTTCTGtcatagaagtaccaaatCTATAGTACTTCTGCCCCTGTATCACTCCGAGATGCCATAAAGGAAGAACTGACAAAGATATGACAGTGGAAAGAGTAATCACCCCAGTTAACGAGCCAACCGAGCGGGTTTCGTCCATAGTAGCAGTCATGAAGTAAAAATGGCAAAGTTAGAATGTGCATTGACCCAAGAGATCTGAACAAGGTGGTCATGAGAGAGCATTATCCGTTGCCCACACTGGAGAACGTATAGCTATAGAAACACGACTATCAAAGGCACGAGTCTTTTCAGTGCTAGATGCTAAGACTGGTTTCTGCACAGATTCAAGTTACCTCACCACTTTCAATACCCTTATTGGAAGATACAGATAAACTAGAATGCCGTTTGGCATCTGTTCAGCCCCTGAAATATGGCAAAGGAAATGAACAAAATCGTTGAAGGCTTATCGAGAGTGAAGGTTATAGCAGACGACTTCCTAGTTGTTGGTTTTGGAGACACTGATAAGGAGGCACTATTAAACCATAACAAAAATCTGAGAGCCTTTCTGGACAGAGCATGATGAATAAACCTAAAGTTGGCACCTGAGCATGCCAAACTTCGACTGATAAAGGTCACGTTTAGCTAGGGATCACAGAGTTACACCGATCTTCAAGCAGATCCAGAGAAAGTAAAGGCAGTTCTTCAAATGCTAACCGACCGACGTAAAAGCTCTGAAAGGAGCGTTATGAATAACAAAATAATCGGAATTACTTGTCAAAGTTCTTGCCAAAGTTGTCAGAGATTTGCAGCGTACTGAGACAGTTAGACCACAAAGATGTCGGATGGCACTGGAAAGACCAGCACGAGAGAGCATGGCAGGAGGTGAAGAGACTGGTTGCTACCATCCCTGTGCTATGACCCACAGAAGGAACCTACCATACAACGCGACGCGCATCGCAAGATGGGTTGCAATGGGAGCTATACTCTCATGCAGGAAGGGCGTCCCATCTGTTTGGTATCTAGAGCTCTATTGGCAATAGAAAAAACTACGCTCAGATAGAGAAAGAAGTATTAGTCATCGCATTTACGTGTGAGCGATTCGATCAATACGTGTATGCCCGAATTAACCGTCAATGTGGAGTCTAATTACGAGCCATTAGAAGCCACTAGCAGAAAAGAACATGACATACCAAGGAGACGACAACAGATGGTACTCCGTTTGCAGAGATACGACTTACATATACGATAAACAAGAGGCGGTGAGCTCTACATAGCAGATACGTACTTAACTATCCAGAGCGTAACTGAATGAAGTAGAACAAGCACCGGAACGAAGCGAGTTTTGCAAGAAACTGGAGCAGATCAACATGACTGAGGATTGGAGCAACCGAGAGACGAGCCAGATAAGACTAGACGAGCCACTAGCCAAGACGAAGAAGTACAACTGGTCGGCAGACTGATAGCTGCAGGGTGGTCTTCCACCAAACACAACGTTCCGGCAGTGGCACACCCGTACTTCAGTTGTAAGACGAGTTGGCAGTGCAATATGGTGTTGTGTTTAAGGGTGATCGAGTTGTGATACCGATAACATTGAGAAGTCAAATGAGACACGTACTCTTCACATTTGGGAATTAAAAAATGTTTAAGGAGGGGTAGAGAAGCCGTGTATTGGCATGGAATGGTGAAAAACTTTATTTCATCGTGCAGCATCAATTCACTGTTACCAGCTAAAGCAGAGCCCCGGCCGAACCATCTTAGCCTCATGAGATTCGAAACTGGCTATGGGACAAGGTGGGAGTTGATCTGTTTAAACCGGACAGTACAACATATTATGTCATAACTGTGGATTACTAGGCATGGGATTCGGGACGTTGTGGTCAGCGGTAATAGACCTCAATTTAGCAGTCATGCAGGAGTTCAGGGAATTCGCAAAGAAATGGAGTTTACAGACGTGATGTCCTAGACACCCCAGTTTAATGGGAAGGTTGAAAATGCGGTAAATATGTAAGACCATCATGAAGAAAGCAGTTAAAGCGAAATCGGATGTATATCTAGCGTTACTTGATATGGAATACACCATGTGAGAAGTTGGGGTCTTCTCCATCACTGCGACCGCTAGGAAGACGTACTCGAACCAAGCTTCCTATGGTAAGCAAGTTGCTACATCTTGAAGTACTGCCTACTGCGGATATTGCAACTAATATTGAAAAGAGGAAGGAAGTCCAAGCGTCACAGTACAATAAGAAGCAAAGTACCTATATACCCAACAGAACTGGGGACAACAATTCGAATAAAGAGACCTAACGAACAAGAATGGTCACCAGCTATCTGCATAATACCAATAGCTCCGAGGCTCTATTTGGTGGAATTTGGAGGAACGAAGTATCGAAGAAACCGCAGGCAACTGAGGATGACAGGGGAGATAGAAACCaggtatatacatgtatataccgCTTCAACAGCAGAATCTAGATGAAAACGAGTTACGCCAACCGGGACCAGAACAACACTCCGATGATGCATCTCCGGATACAGCCAGAAGAGGTTATGAACCGATTGAGACAATACCAACAGTACCAATCACCAATCACGCAACCACCCATACTGCATGGTACCGCAGCAACACCAAAGCAAGCCGTGCATACAACACGGAGTGGTAGGCAAATCCGAACTACAACACGTTTTAGCGACTATGACTTGATCTAGTAGAATTGATCATTATTGACATGAGTAGaattttgttttgcttttaAAAGAGGATGTCGCGTGACTGTGATACGTGTTTTTATTAACGAGTTGAGTGTAGTGTACCTAAGATAGTATATAACTCTAACTCCGTGAGTctttgatgatgatgatgatgattatgatgatgatgatgatgatgatgatgatgatgatgatgacgatgatgatgatgatgatgatgatgatgatgatgatgatgatgatgacgatgatgatgatgatgatgatgatgatgatgatgatgatgatgatgacgatgatgatgatgacgatgatgatgatgatgatgatgatgatgatgacgatgatgatgatgatgatgatgatgatgatgatgatgatgatgatgatgatgatgacgacgatgatgatgatgaagcttTATTTATCCACGGAATAACCTTCAACTACTAGAATCGGTTTTCCAGGCACCGTATGTAGGCGCGTAATCAGTAGTGTCTCAGTCATAACGTCGTGACACGTTACAGACAGTTCTCCTTTAGAATTATCAGTTATCGTATGAGCATGTAATTCCCCGAGAAGTGGCACGCAGCTACTTCCAAGATAACTAGAAGCGGAATAACAATGATATCTAAGATTAACCTATACGATATACGTGATTTGTGTCATGCAAGGCGATTGGTTGGTTTGAATTACCGTTCATTTGGAAGTTCAAAGTATACGTAAATCTTACTTCTACTTACTTAATTGGCGTTGACCTGTTCACCAGTTAGAGTCACTGTAAATGTTTTCtcagtaaccgtttactgtaACTAAAATAAGAAGCACTAAAAGTGATAAACCTTAGCATCAGATCGAGTATTGTCTACATTCCATTGTGTATGTAGGCCACGCTCCTTGCACTTTGTTTGTGAAGCGCAATTACAACTGACATAACTCAATCTAAACTTAAAGGGTATACTCTTCTAACTAGCGTGTTGGAACAACTTACACGCACTCAAACCCAGAACTGTTCTCTAATCCCGGTATGTCCTAACTTGTCCATGCACATTACTACATCCTTCCCctaagacaaacaaaaaaatgaaaaagaaaatcTACAAGTCTATTCTTTTCGGGAACTACCTAATTACGCTCGAACGTCTTGGTCCTCCTGCTTGGTTGTCCGTGTTACTGCTTTTAGGATGTTCATTTGACTGTATATCTGGTGGACAATTAGCGTTGTCCAGCCCTGGCACTTCTGTTGGGTGCACTGCAGCGTCCTCTGTGCTTTAATTATTGTGATTGTTTGGGTAGGCGTCTCTAATAGTGGCCTATGGTTTGCTGTACGTCTATTTGTCAGCTGTCtggttacacacacacacacacatacatacatacatacatacatacatacatacatacatacatacatacatacatacatacatacatacatacatacatacatacatgatgatggcatgtccactgataacagtgatgactctctttagtgtcctctgtgtctctggtgggatttaacacttgcttttgaacggcattcctttccacaagattggcaaacaaatgacttgttggtaggaacaatttgttctttccgtttctgacgttgagcttgaagatgtctaatacgattttcttcaaactgttggagtgatgaatgtCAGAGAGATATACAGTTTGTTCTttcactggatagtttctcaaaatgcaggaagtcaatcccacaagatttcatattagccttgatagaatctttataacgtaatttaggaccaccttgatgacgatggccctgttccagttgaccaaaaaggagttgtttgggaattctatcattaggcattcgagacatgtgaccagcccagcgaaattggcatttcataacaaaagattcaatgccactgatgttacaacgagataacacttctgtgttgggtatatagtcagtccactggattccacatatgcggcgaagacatcgcagatgaaaactctccaaacttttgaggttacgacgaagaagggtccatgactcgcatccgtacaatagaactgataagactactgctttgtaaactgcaaccttcgtggtcagtttgatttcatgcctttgccagagtctgttgtacaatttaccaaaagcagcactggcctttgatatcctatgagagacatctgcatcaacagttgcattattCGAAAGGAAACTACTCaaatacttgaaattgctgaCATAAGACAATGGGTGATTACCAAtcataatacatacatacatacatacatacatacatacatatatacatgatggtatgtccactgatttcagtgatgactctttaatgtttcttgtGTCGCATGTGAGACATGAGTCCTGCTTTTGAGCGACACACTAAGTCACATGTCAGACAACGAAAAGAAGGACTGACATGTGATgattgtagttgttgcagatgttgttgctgttgaactTGTTGAAGGTGGAGTCGCTGCTGGTCTTTGCGACACTGTCTCTTAGCTCTAGCAGCTTTCAGACGACTTTCCTCAAAACTTTGAATGCATTTATGACAACGGTTCCTCCACAGTGccctacatatatacatacatacatacatacatacatacacatatacatatgtCTAAGCGTATGGCAAAGTAGTTCTTCCATCTGCGTGTCTGCTGTTCATGTCGCCGGTGACTCGATCGCGTTCTGAATAGTGGACACGGAGGTGATCTTGATGTCTACGTATCACTTGGCTGTCCATCTTCCAATTGCACTCTGCATGGGCTGGTACGCTCTTGGATGGTACTTGATAGTCATGCGGGTCCATTCTCAAAATTCCGTGTGAACACAGGCTGGCCTTCGTTGAGAATTTTCTCTTTGCTGTGTCTATCACGGATTTCTTCTTAAACCCACTGCTTGTATTGCACCCTTCCAGCCAAATCAGGATGCAACAAATCCAACTTAGATCACAGTTTGCGCACGAACAGCAACTCAGCTGGTGATGTTCTCGTCGTTACTTGTGGGGTAGCTCTATCCGTGAACAAGACTCGTGCAATTTTGACATCTAAGGTTTCACTATCATGACTCATTTTTTATTCCCGTTGTGAAAATCTGAACTGCCCGTTTCGCTGATTCATTTGATGAAGGGTGATACGAAGTCGTCAGCAAATGGGCACTTAATTCCGTTAGCGTCAACATGATGTCTGAATCCACTGCCTGTAACACACAGATCCATTCTCCGTCACTATCGTTTCAGAAAGTCCATGTGTGCAAACAATTTTCGCAGTTTTCGGTGGTCGCTTGAGCCGTAATGGAAGGAATGGGCAACACTTCCAGCCATTTAGAATGAGCATCAATGAGTAGCAAAAACATATTCAGAAATGGCCCAGCAAAATCCAGTAGAGCCTTGCCACGGTCGTTCTGACCATTTCCATGGGTGCAGAGGGGCTCCAGGAGGCGGTTTCTGGTCTTGCCAACTAATGCACTCTTTCAGCTTCTGTTCCACTTCCCCATCCAGTCCAGAGCACCAAACATAGCTACGACTAAGGGCCTTCGTCCTGGAAATCCTTGCGTTTGTTTCATGGAGTTCTTCGACAATGGCGAGTCTAGCAACAGAGGAAATAATTACCCTTGATCTCCATGCACAACAAACACCCTTCTGTGAAAATAAGTTCCATCTTCCTCCGAACGTACGGTTGCAAATTAAGATCATCCACTGTTGCTGGCCACCCGTGCCAGACAAAGTTTCGGACCTTGGCCCAAACTGTGTCTCCTCCTGTCCACTGCGACATCTGTCGTGCCTTGACTGGAGTCTGTTCAATACAGTCAGGGTCAACACATCTCCTCTGGAAGCTCAGACTCTTGTACCTCCTCCTGAATTGGCAGTCGGATAAGAGCATCAGCATTAATTTTCCATTTGCAGATCCCAAACAATACTTTAAAGCATAGTCATAAgctgacaaaaacaaactcCATCGTAGTATGCGATATGCAAGCATTGATGGTGCCTGTTGAAGTGGCCCCAATAGTCTAACCAATGGTTTTTGGTCATTTATAAACCATAGCCTATAAAAGTACCGATGAAACTTCTTGAATGCAAAAATTATAGCAACGTTCtctttctttaattaactgtgaATAGGCCTTGCTCTGCTTGTGACAGCGTGCTTGAGACATACCAAATTGGTTTCTCTGAACTGTTTGTTAGTCGATGGCATAGTACAGCACTCAGTCCACATGGTGATGCATCACAACACAACTCGATCTATTTTGTTGGATCATATGGACTAAAACTTCCTTCCACTCCTGCCATCGCTCTAAGTCTGTATGCGAAATCCTCTTCGGGATTCCATTTCCACTGAGTATTTCTCTTTAACAATTTGTGTAATGGTGCAAGACGACTGGACAAATTTGGTAGGAACTATCCATAACATGTAAGCAACCCTAGGTATGACTTCAATCGACTTACATTCTGCTGTCTTGGTGCTTCCTGAATAGCCTTGATTTTGTCATTAGTCGGCCCTCTCAGTCAATCTTATGGCCGAGGTACGGTACAGATTCTTGCATAAACGGACATTTGTTTAGTTTCAATCGAAACCCAGCTTGATTCAGACGTTCAGCAGTTCCTCCATATTTTCAACATGGGTCTTATAGGTAACACCAGTTTTCAATGTGTCATCTAGATACAAAATCACATGCGGCAAGTTTTGCATCAGGTCGTCCATCATCCTCTGAAACAATGCGGGTGCCGATACAACTCCAAAAGGGAGTCTGTTGTACCGGAAAAGACCACGGTGAGTATTTATTCTGATATATTCCTTAGCATCCTTGTCAAGTAATACTTGCTGGTACGCCTGACTCAAATCCAGCTTGACAAAATGCTGGCCGCCCGACAGCGAATTAAAAGGTCATCAACAGGGGACTGGGTACTGGCCACGTTCAAGTACCTGATTGACCGTGATGCACTAGTCTAGACCTCAACAAATCCGCACAGATCCATCTCCCTTTAAAACAGGTACAATGTCGGCAGCCCACGTACCGTGCAAACTGGACAGGCTCTATTGTTCCCAATTATGGGAGGCGGTCTAATTCCTCATCAGCTGTTCCTCGTTGCATATGAAACAGGCCATGCTTTGAAAAATCAAAGTGTAGCATTCGAGGGGATTCGTAACTTTGGTCTAACCTCTTCAAGTTTGCCTACTAGTCCCTCTTGAAAAACCTGGTCTCTAGCTGTGGCTTGCAATTGGACATAAAATATTTGTTTCCAGTCCATTGCCAAAtgcttatatatatacatacatacatac contains:
- the LOC134191594 gene encoding uncharacterized protein LOC134191594, whose product is MIGNHPLSYVSNFKYLSSFLSNNATVDADVSHRISKASAAFGKLYNRLWQRHEIKLTTKVAVYKAVVLSVLLYGCESWTLLRRNLKSLESFHLRCLRRICGIQWTDYIPNTEVLSRCNISGIESFVMKCQFRWAGHMSRMPNDRIPKQLLFGQLEQGHRHQGGPKLRYKDSIKANMKSCGIDFLHFEKLSSERTNCISL